The Girardinichthys multiradiatus isolate DD_20200921_A chromosome 6, DD_fGirMul_XY1, whole genome shotgun sequence genome window below encodes:
- the kdsr gene encoding 3-ketodihydrosphingosine reductase — protein MSSEEAVSSTITDWLFIHSWWLLLPFIMLLVVAAFIVAFVLLLYMISPLISPKPLKLNGAHVVVTGGSSGIGKGIAIECYRQGAFITLVARDEEKLLRAKKEVEKYAINDKQVVLCVSVDVSSDYTQVENVIKQAQEKLGPVDMLINCAGTAISAKFEEMEVERFKEMMELNYLGSVYPTRAVITTMKERRMGRIMFVSSQAGQIGLFGYTAYSPSKFALRGLAEALQMEIKPYNIYVTVAFPPDTDTPLLAEENKSKPLETRLISETSGVWQPDQVAKILVKDVVQGNFNSSVGPDGYMLSALTCGMSPVTSITEGLQQIVTMGLFRTIALFYLGSFDSIVRRCMIQREQSKAADKRE, from the exons ATGTCCTCTGAGGAAGCGGTCAGCTCGACGATTACAGATTGGCTGTTTATCCATTCCTGGTGGCTCCTTCTACCGTTCATTATGCTTCTTGTAGTGGCCGCCTTCATTGTTGCTTTTGTGTTGTTGCTGTACATGATATCGCCTCTCATAAGCCCCAAACCTCTGAAACTGAACGGGGCCCACGTCGTG GTCACAGGAGGCTCAAGTGGGATTGGGAAAGGCATCGCTATTGAGTGCTACAGGCAAGGAGCATTCATCACTCTGGTGGCACGAGATGAG GAGAAATTACTAAGAGCAAAGAAGGAGGTGGAGAAATATGCCATCAATGACAAGCAG GTGGTGCTGTGTGTATCGGTGGATGTTTCCAGTGACTACACTCAGGTGGAAAATGTGATCAAACAG GCTCAGGAGAAGCTTGGACCCGTCGATATGCTTATAAACTGCGCTGGAACTGCCATTTCTGCAAAGTTTGAGGAAATGGAGGTGGAGCGCTTTAAG GAAATGATGGAACTGAACTACCTGGGCAGCGTTTATCCGACACGAGCTGTCATAACCACCATGAAGGAGCGAAGAATGGGCCGCATCATGTTTGTTTCGTCCCAGGCGGGTCAGATCGGCCTGTTCGGATACACTGCCTACTCTCCATCCAAATTTGCTCTGCGTGGCTTGGCAGAGGCACTgcagatggag ATAAAGCCATACAACATCTATGTAACTGTTGCATTTCCCCCTGACACGGACACTCCACTACTGGCTGAGGAGAACAAATCAAAG CCTTTGGAGACCAGATTGATCTCTGAAACTTCTGGAGTTTGGCAGCCAGACCAAGTGGCTAAGATCCTTGTCAAGGATGTGGTG CAGGGGAACTTTAACAGCTCAGTCGGTCCGGATGGTTACATGCTATCAGCTCTGACCTGTGGAATGTCACCTGTCACCTCCATCACAGAAGGTCTCCAGCAG ATTGTCACTATGGGGTTGTTTCGGACCATTGCCCTCTTCTACCTGGGGAGTTTTGACAGCATCGTGCGCCGCTGCATGATTCAAAGGGAGCAATCGAAAGCAGCTGACAAGAGGGAGTAA